In Microplitis mediator isolate UGA2020A chromosome 2, iyMicMedi2.1, whole genome shotgun sequence, a single window of DNA contains:
- the LOC130664040 gene encoding cuticle protein 18.7-like produces the protein MNKIILILSLIGVAVAKPSALFLSPGFVELRAGAPIGFDGKVVDTPEVALAKAEHAAAHINERLSHGAAGSVALPVAKFDLSGGAPIGVDGRVVDTPEVAFAKAEHAAAHINEQLEAGSVDTNLLTYKLAKLQPGAPIGLDGRVLETPEVALARAEHAAAHFNERLNHASEGIKNSAFIPVSTYSYIAPSPFVHYYV, from the exons ATGAATAAAATA atTTTGATTTTGTCTCTGATTGGAGTCGCGGTGGCGAAACCATCGGCGTTATTCCTCAGCCCTGGGTTTGTTGAATTGAGAGCTGGAGCACCGATCGGTTTTGATGGCAAAGTGGTCGACACACCGGAAGTCGCTCTAGCAAAGGCTGAACATGCGGCGGCTCACATAAACGAAAGACTCAGTCATGGAGCGGCTGGTTCTGTTGCACTTCCAGTAGCTAAATTTGACTTGTCTGGAGGAGCTCCCATCGGCGTGGATGGTCGTGTTGTCGACACACCGGAAGTAGCATTCGCCAAAGCGGAACACGCAGCCGCTCACATCAACGAACAACTCGAGGCCGGTAGCGTTGATACGAACTTGCTGACTTACAAACTCGCGAAACTTCAACCTGGTGCGCCGATCGGTTTGGACGGAAGGGTGCTTGAGACTCCTGAGGTCGCGCTCGCGAGAGCTGAACACGCAGCCGCTCACTTCAATGAAAGACTCAATCATGCTTCAGAAGGAATTAAAAACTCGGCATTTATTCCTGTTTCTACTTATTCTTACATCGCCCCATCACCATTTGTCCACTATtatgtttga
- the LOC130664037 gene encoding uncharacterized protein LOC130664037 → MTKSSLVIFVLGLSVVLAQPLQYRVEELDEKESTATTEKFESQDRVPGPPESRGFTADVSGLIDGLSEVAGTGAPIGPDGRVIDTSDVTIAKAKHAAAHINQKVSLVRESARNKAGGLGKPAEVLLEYQDSLGQYSFGYSAPGSARSEVGSADGSTRGAFSYVDGSGVVQTAKYTADGENGFRIEASNLPVAPSPVEETPEVQAARLEHFRAHEAAKQNLIAIEGQKNEAGKDIAGDAAVKMIKDEKKEEIKEEKKENKDKENSLLLMKLKENAEKEAKMPVVTSSFVMPASNLNLQNRIELRGAAGFSGTAPSDWMHQGEAKANEYFKASPQLQLQTSAASQSQFYRGSPIVQYSSFGYPIYYNHHVQYVPSFYYY, encoded by the exons ATGACTAAATCAAGTCTGGTGATTTTTGTGCTAGGACTCAGTGTCGTATTGGCGCAGCCCCTGCAGTACCGCGTAGAAGAGCTCGATGAAAAAGAATCCACGGCAACGACAGAGAAATTCGAATCCCAGGACCGAGTCCCAGGGCCGCCCGAATCTCGCGGTTTTACCGCGGATGTGTCTGGACTAATTGATGGACTCAGTGAAGTTGCCGGTACCGGGGCTCCAATTGGTCCCGATGGTCGGGTTATTGACACATCAGATGTTACCATTGCAAAGGCGAAACACGCCGCGGCTCACATCAATCAGAAGGTCAGCTTAGTTCGAGAGTCTGCGAGGAATAAAGCCG GTGGACTGGGAAAACCAGCCGAGGTATTGTTGGAGTACCAAGACAGCTTGGGCCAGTACAGTTTTGGTTACAGCGCTCCCGGTTCCGCGAGGTCAGAAGTTGGATCCGCGGACGGATCAACTCGCGGTGCATTCAGTTACGTCGACGGTTCGGGAGTTGTTCAGACTGCCAAGTACACTGCTGACGGAGAAAATGGGTTCAGAATTGAGGCGAGCAACTTGCCAGTTGCCCCGAGCCCTGTTGAAGAAACTCCGGAAGTTCAAGCCGCGAGGCTCGAGCACTTCAGAGCCCATGAGGCGGCTAAACAAAATCTTATTGCCATCGAAGGCCAGAAAAATGAAGCTGGCAAAGACATAGCTGGTGATGCTGCTGTCAAGATGATTAAGGATGAAAAGAAGGAAGAAATCAAGGAGGAGAAGAAggaaaataaagataaagagAATTCTCTGTTGCTGATGAAATTGAAg gAAAATGCAGAAAAAGAAGCAAAAATGCCGGTAGTGACTTCGTCTTTTGTGATGCCTgcgagtaatttaaatttacagaaCCGGATTGAATTGAGAGGAGCTGCGGGTTTCTCTGGCACTGCACCCTCGGATTGGATGCATCAAGGTGAAGCAAaag ccaacGAATACTTCAAGGCTTCTCCCCAGCTTCAATTGCAGACGAGTGCTGCCAGCCAGTCACAATTCTACCGCGGGTCACCTATTGTTCAGTACTCATCATTTGGATACCCCATTTACTACAACCATCATGTGCAATACGTTCCTTCTTTCTATTACTATTGA